In Eleutherodactylus coqui strain aEleCoq1 chromosome 4, aEleCoq1.hap1, whole genome shotgun sequence, the following are encoded in one genomic region:
- the LOC136625058 gene encoding carbonyl reductase [NADPH] 1-like isoform X1 — translation MAGVRVAVVTGSNKGLGLAVVRALCRQFQGDVYLTARNPQLGEEAVKTLNNEGLCPLFHQLDINDLKSIRALRDFLKEKYGGLDVLVNNAGIAFKVADTAPFATQAEVTLKTNFFGTRVVSHELLPLIKPNGRVINISSMAGPRALAKCSPELQERFRNVTITEDELVKLMEKFVEDTKNGDHQEKGWPNTAYGVSEIGRTVLSRIQAHQIKESREGEGILLNACCPGWVRTDMAGPNATKSPDEGAETPVYLALLPTSVDLPNGELVSDKKVVTW, via the exons ATGGCCGGAGTGCGGGTGGCAGTAGTCACGGGCAGCAATAAAGGGTTGGGGCTGGCTGTGGTCCGGGCTCTGTGCCGGCAGTTCCAGGGGGACGTGTATCTGACAGCCAGGAACCCCCAGCTTGGAGAAGAAGCTGTCAAGACCCTAAATAATGAGGGGTTGTGCCCGCTCTTCCATCAGCTGGACATCAATGACCTGAAGAGTATCCGGGCTCTGCGGGATTTCCTCAAGGAGAAGTATGGCGGTCTGGATGTCCTCGTCAACAATGCTGGAATTGCATTTAAAG TTGCCGACACGGCGCCATTTGCTACCCAAGCGGAAGTCACTCTGAAGACCAACTTCTTTGGCACACGAGTGGTTTCCCATGAGCTGCTTCCACTGATTAAACCCAATG GAAGGGTTATCAATATATCCAGCATGGCCGGTCCCAGAGCTCTCGCCAAGTGCAGCCCTGAACTTCAGGAGAGATTCCGCAATGTTACTATCACAGAAGACGAGCTGGTGAAGCTGATGGAGAAGTTTGTGGAAGACACCAAAAATGGAGACCATCAAGAAAAGGGCTGGCCAAACACTGCTTACGGGGTGTCTGAAATTGGGAGAACGGTGCTGTCCAGAATTCAAGCACATCAAATAAAGGAGAGCAGAGAAGGAGAGGGCATCCTCCTCAATGCCTGCTGCCCAGGGTGGGTGAGGACTGACATGGCAGGCCCCAATGCCACCAAGTCACCAGATGAAGGTGCCGAGACACCCGTCTACTTGGCTCTCCTCCCAACATCAGTGGATTTGCCCAATGGGGAGCTGGTCAGCGATAAGAAAGTAGTCACCTGGTAG